The genomic segment tgtcacatctctccctatgatcAGCTCACAGAACAATGGCAGAGACCGtacgggatgagggttttatagggctgtgacatcataggggatggctacctgcggattggctggctgcgcgGCATTATGGAGGATCTTACGTTCACagacttcttactttcactttgtaacacgtgcagccgccattttagaaaatactgattcgttaccacaaagtgcaaggaaattcggatttgttatgaatcaaagttttcctaaactttggagcgAAATATGCCTCGATTGCTTCAGTTCACTCAACGCTAATTTAACTCATATTATTTCAGTCCGTTGACAGCTTACATTCTACactgcggctacaactctccccgactcaagtGCCCGGCTCATGCGCaaaaagcagaggctgcagcggcctctaagacgcagattgtctgtacgcaggcgcgatgtggccccggccgggcgcatgcgctgaagattagacggaggacgtgcccagaggattgaattggccatgcgcaggatcttgagtcggggagagttgtagctgccgcccagcaaagggaatattgatgagctgggcggggcttcagaacggcagttgggagcggctggctgggcgcattttgagatgaaacgccgccccttgggcagattggagacgagacaagcaggttataaaactttagttttctgtatttataaggtggacaggggggatacttagatgattttaaaacAATTGATAAGACCTgttctgtcatatatatatacctaaatatgcttattgggcctgtcagtttcCCTTAATGTTGAAGAAAGTTTGATTTATCACTATAAAATGTCCCACTTTCTTGGcctaaaaatggcttctctcctgtgtgaattttctgatgtttaacaagagctGCTTTTCttatgaaacatttcccacattcttggcatgaaaatggtttctcccctgtgtgagtccgTTGATGTTCAACAAGTTGTGACATCCAGGTATAGCATTTTCCACAATCTTGGCATGAAAATGGCATctgtcctgtgtgaattttctgatgttcaaCAAGACTTGCTTTTCTTatgaagcatttcccacattctgaacatgaatatggcttctcccctgtgtgagttcgcaGATGTTCAACAAGTTGCGATTTCCaactaaaacatttctcacattccgtACATGAAAATAGCTTTTCTCCCGTATGAGTTCTTTGGTGTACAAGAAGATGTGATTTTTGagaaaaacatttaccacattctgagcaggaaaatggcttctcccccgtGTGAGTTCTTTGATGTCGAACAAGATTAGCTTTAATGctataacatttcccacattctgaacatgaaagtgGATTCTCCCCCGTGTGAATTCTATGATGTTCAACAAGATCTGCTTTTCTtgagaaacatttcccacattcaggacaagaaaatggcttctcacCTGTGTGAGTTCTTTTGTGTACGAGAAGATTTGATTTTTgagaaaaacatttcccacattctaggcATAAAAACGGCTTTTtccctgtgtgacttctttgaTGTCGAAAAAGATTTGATTTTACGctataacatttcccacattctgaacaagaaaagggcttctcccctgtgtgaattctctcatgatcAACAAGCTCTGTATTCGttataaaacatttgccacattctaggcataaaaatggcttctcccctgtgtgacttctctgatgtcgaACAAGATTTGATTTGACGCTATAACATTTTCCACACTTAGAACATGAAAGTGGATTCTCTCccatgtgaattttctgatgttcaaGAAGATCTGCTTTTCTtaggaaacatttcccacattctgcacatgaaaatggcttctcccctgtgtgacttctccgatgtcttaaaagggttattttctgtgtaaaacatttcccacattctaaacatgaaaatggcttctctcctgtgtgaactgTCTGATGTCTAAAAAGTTTCGATTTCtgggtaaaacattttccacattctgaacatgaaaatgacttctctcctgtgtgagttctttgatgTTCAACAAGAGATGACTTAACGctataacatttcccacattctgaacatgaaaatggcttctcatcCGTGTTTGCTCTTTTAGGTAAAACATCACTTCTGTGGCTTGTATTTTGCTCtacagtctgtgatgaatcagatGATAGATGTTGAAAAGGATCTAGATCTTTGCTGTGAAGGGCTGAGGGTACATGTGGGATAATGGCATGCTCTTCATATGTATCTTGTGTGATATCTTCAGCTTTTAAAGCAGATGATTGTACTATCAAATGTCCCTCTGAGCTCCTGATACAGTAACCTGCAAAGAATAAAACTGCTTTTATTATTTATAACCATAAAATTATATTGATAATTTATAGCATTTCTATAATAAGGTATCCATAAAATTGCAAGATACTGTAAGTAAGAAAATGCAATTATGAATTGACTGAAGCTGGTCATGTTAGATTAATGTTGACTGAACCCACCTACCATTTAATGTGTTTAAGGATCGGGAAGTTAGATTTCAACATGCTTGACACTTTGTTCTTGGGAAGATTAGCAGCCTTCAAAGGTGTCTTCCCTTCTCCCTATTCACAAAACATGTAGTTTGGCGAAGGCCAACGTGCATATGTATGGAGATTTTGGAGACAGCTTTCAGCCAAACGAGCATTCTGGAGTGTATGGCCAGCTCAAAACAGTGATGGGAAAGCAGATGACAATCTAACATTGAACCTCACAGCAATGAACAGTAGATAATGCCGGTAGGCCACCATGCTCTTCTCTTGTAGTTGTCCACTGCTGCATTGAAGCCAGCATCTTCAGAGGGTTATTTTTTAGTATGCCTGCCCAAACGCTTTCCTAGTGAAACGCTCGGTGGAGAATTATAAAGTGACCTTTGAATCAGTGCTCTTAGGTGGTGTCCGTCTCACACACTATATGACAGCTATGTACCTACAGCTTATCAGAGAGCAGTTCAGAGGGTAAGAGCAGTAGGGTCACATACAATACAAAATGGCCATGGCTTTGATGCAAGTGATAGTCTTTCTTCACACATAGGCCCAACATACAGTATTGTGCAAAAGaaggcaggtgtggaaaaatgcCACTtttaaaaatagaagtgttaatagtttatttttatcagttaaacaaatgcaaagtgaatgaacaaaagagaaatctaaatccatTCTATATTTGCTGTGACCACCatcagcatcagttcttctaggtataCTTGCATACAGTTTTTAAACGAACTTGGCAGGGAGGTTGTCCCAaaaatcttggagaactaaccacagatcttccgtGGATGTAGGCTTACTCAAATCCTTCCTTCTCTTTATGTAATCTCAGACAGACTTGGTGATGAGATCATCGGTCTGGGGGGtctatatcatcacttccaggactccttttACTTTTTTACACTGGAGATAGTTCTTAATGATATTGACTGTATGTTTGGGGTCGTAGTCCTGCTGTAGAATAAATTTGGAGCTGATGTGGATCAGATGTCTCCCTTATggtattgcatgatggataagtatctgcctgtattACGCAATGCTGAGTACACGattaatcctgaccaaatcccCAACTACATTTGCTGAAATATAGCCCCAAATTTTCAAGGATCCTTCACCGCCGTGCTTCACTGTTGCCTGCAGAAACTCATTACTACTGTACCACTCTTCGGGACTTCAACAAACATACTGCCTTCTATTACAGCCAAATATTTCATTAGTCCAGATCACCTGCTGCCAATTTTCTCCACCCTAGTTCACGTTTTTTTCATAGTTCAGTTGTTTGGCCTCGTTTCCACATCGAAATGGCTTTTTGGCTGCAATTCCTCCAAGAAGACCACCCAGATCCCAATGGTTTCTGCCAGTTCTGAGCTGATGAAGCTATTGGACATCTTCCGATTTTGAAGGGAAACAAGCATGATGCATTTTTCATCTACTACACAAGGTTTCCTTGGCCACCCCCTGCATCTAGGGTCCTCATGACTGCCTGATTAATGAGAAATATAGAaagatacttatccatcatgcaataccatcaggAAGGTGTCTGACTGGCTCCAAATTGATTCTGCAGCAAGACAACGGCCCCAAACATGGAGCCAATCTCATTAAAAAcatggagtcctggaagtgatgatatggcccccacaaagctttaaagggtttctaccacttcgttttcacataattagctttcagacactagcgatccgctagtgtctgctctaccaaacaatcctaatataatagcttttggtgcagccgtttcgcaaaaaaaagaacttatattgatatgctaatgagcctctaggtgctatgggggcgtcattagcacctagaggctcggtctaccttcacaaaatgccgccgcccagcgcgtccctccagcccgcccatctcctccggaatgcgatcctccctgtgagccagcggatgaattctcgcgcatgcgccgtgcgcgtctgtattcggcgcatgcgcagtgaatgtctgaccgcttccctgctcagacatctccactgcgcctgcgccgatgacgtcatagtgctccgaggaacaggcgcagtggagatgtctgtgcagaaagcggtcatacATTCACTGCgcgaatgcgccgaatacagacgcgcacggcgcatgcgcgagaattcgtccgctggctcacagggaggatcgcattccggaggagatgggtgggctggagggacgcgctgggcggcggcattttgtaaaggtagaccgagcctctaggtgctaatgacgcccccatagcacctagaggctcattagcatatcaatataagttcttttttttagcaaaacggctgcaccaaaagctattatattaggattgtttggtagagcagacactagcggatcgctagtgtctgaaagctaattatgtga from the Bufo bufo chromosome 2, aBufBuf1.1, whole genome shotgun sequence genome contains:
- the LOC120990691 gene encoding gastrula zinc finger protein XlCGF26.1-like, producing MMENHQTCKSSGRSSKRRTPERCPSPLLPQDHQLLIQDKDLRSINSRETYVKGEDQYKEEFPTETFVWGDDQYKEEPPTETDMWEYEQYKEEFPTDIYPGYCIRSSEGHLIVQSSALKAEDITQDTYEEHAIIPHVPSALHSKDLDPFQHLSSDSSQTVEQNTSHRSDVLPKRANTDEKPFSCSECGKCYSVKSSLVEHQRTHTGEKSFSCSECGKCFTQKSKLFRHQTVHTGEKPFSCLECGKCFTQKITLLRHRRSHTGEKPFSCAECGKCFLRKADLLEHQKIHMGENPLSCSKCGKCYSVKSNLVRHQRSHTGEKPFLCLECGKCFITNTELVDHERIHTGEKPFSCSECGKCYSVKSNLFRHQRSHTGKKPFLCLECGKCFSQKSNLLVHKRTHTGEKPFSCPECGKCFSRKADLVEHHRIHTGENPLSCSECGKCYSIKANLVRHQRTHTGEKPFSCSECGKCFSQKSHLLVHQRTHTGEKLFSCTECEKCFSWKSQLVEHLRTHTGEKPYSCSECGKCFIRKASLVEHQKIHTGQMPFSCQDCGKCYTWMSQLVEHQRTHTGEKPFSCQECGKCFIRKAALVKHQKIHTGEKPFLGQESGTFYSDKSNFLQH